One genomic region from Bacillus rossius redtenbacheri isolate Brsri chromosome 6, Brsri_v3, whole genome shotgun sequence encodes:
- the LOC134532576 gene encoding beta-glucuronidase-like isoform X2 yields MGMPVWLVLAAVCWPARGGVLYPQQSETREVKTLDGIWRFRTSPPGDQEAGFTQSWYASALDQWINMPVPASYNDVTVNASIRDYVGWVWYQREFFVPGRWKEDGLRVFLRFSSVHYNAVVWLNGAAVAEHSGGHLPFGGEVTAHLRYGAPNLLTVAVNNTLTHHTIPQGSVTHSNDTDKYPEGYVINSYSFDFFNYAGIHRPVYLCTVPQTYIDDITVVTEVSNGTGLVKYEVTHSLSDKETDGGSSRCAVQLLDGRSVVAAETRGCTGEIAVPNAKLWWPVYMHESPGHRYTFLVRLVSTANVTEDVYRLSVGIRSLRWKNGKFLINDRPVYLRGFGKHEDSDIRGKGLDLPLVTHDYNLIDWLGANSFRTSHYPYAEEIMEMADTLGIMVVDESPAVNLDIFDEVLLEKHKAVMKELVQRDKNRACVVMWSLSNEARTQQQAAGPHYKEVANFTRSLDASRPIAFVTNQQYDKDQAAEFVDIIGVNRYSAWYQDTGRVELIVRQVVSDFSEWHNRFSNKFIFISEYGADAISGLHTLPSFVWTEDYQVELLQRHFQAFDKLRQEDFFIGEMIWNFADFATRQDTTRVVGNHKGVFTRQRQPKASAYTLRTRYRQLASKIDAFSWPQELHSEL; encoded by the exons ATGGGGATGCCAGTGTGGCTGGTGCTGGCGGCCGTGTGCTGGCCGGCGCGAGGCGGGGTGCTCTACCCCCAGCAGTCGGAGACTCGGGAGGTGAAGACCTTGGACGGCATCTGGAGGTTTCGCACGTCCCCGCCCGGTGACCAGGAGGCCGGCTTCACGCAGAGCTGGTACGCCTCTGCGCTGGACCAG TGGATCAACATGCCCGTCCCGGCCAGCTACAACGACGTCACAGTGAACGCCAGTATCCGCGACTACGTGGGCTGGGTCTGGTACCAGCGGGAGTTCTTCGTGCCTGGACGCTGGAAGGAAGATGGCCTCAGGGTCTTCTTACGTTTCAGCAGCGTGCACTACAATGCAGTCGTG TGGCTGAACGGGGCAGCGGTGGCGGAGCACTCCGGGGGTCACCTGCCCTTCGGGGGAGAGGTGACTGCGCACTTGCGGTACGGCGCCCCCAACCTCCTGACGGTCGCCGTCAACAACACTCTCACCCATCACACCATCCCGCAGGGCTCCGTCACCCACTCCAACGACACGGACAA GTACCCAGAAGGCTACGTGATAAACTCGTACAGCTTCGACTTCTTCAACTACGCCGGGATACACCGCCCCGTGTACCTGTGCACCGTGCCACAGACGTACATTGATGACATCACAGTCGTCACCGAGGTGTCCAATGGAACAG GACTCGTCAAGTACGAAGTGACACACAGTCTGAGCGACAAGGAGACGGACGGCGGTAGCTCGCGCTGCGCGGTGCAGCTTCTGGACGGGAGGTCTGTCGTGGCTGCGGAGACGCGGGGATGCACGGGAGAGATTGCCGTGCCCAATGCCAAGCTGTGGTGGCCGGTGTACATGCATGAGTCCCCGGGACATCGCTACACGTTCCTG GTACGTTTGGTGTCTACAGCAAATGTCACTGAAGATGTCTACCGTCTTTCAGTAGGAATTCGATCTTTGCGCTGGAAAAATGGGAAGTTCCTTATAAATGATCGACCAGTTTACCTTCGAGGTTTTGGAAAGCATGAGGACTCAGAC ATCCGCGGCAAGGGCCTGGACCTGCCCCTTGTGACCCACGACTATAACCTCATAGACTGGCTGGGGGCCAACTCCTTCCGCACATCCCACTACCCGTACGCGGAGGAGATCATGGAGATGGCAGACACGCTGGGCATCATGGTGGTCGACGAGTCCCCGGCAGTCAACCTGGA TATCTTCGACGAGGTGCTGCTGGAGAAGCACAAAGCAGTGATGAAGGAGCTGGTGCAGCGAGACAAGAACCGTGCGTGCGTGGTGATGTGGTCGCTGTCCAACGAAGCTCGGACCCAGCAGCAAGCGGCGGGGCCGCACTACAA ggagGTGGCAAATTTTACAAGATCGCTGGATGCATCACGACCAATTGCTTTTGTCACCAACCAACAATACGACAAAGATCAAGCA GCTGAGTTTGTCGACATCATCGGCGTGAACCGCTACAGTGCCTGGTACCAAGACACGGGCCGTGTGGAATTGATAGTGCGGCAGGTCGTGTCCGATTTTTCCGAGTGGCACAACCGTTTCAGCAACAAGTTCATATTCATTAGCGAGTATGGCGCAGATGCCATTTCAGGCCTGCACACG CTGCCGTCGTTCGTGTGGACCGAGGACTACCAGGTGGAGCTGTTGCAACGCCACTTCCAGGCCTTCGACAAGCTGCGGCAAGAAGACTTCTTCATCGGCGAGATGATCTGGAACTTCGCAGACTTTGCTACTCGCCAAG ATACCACACGAGTAGTTGGCAACCACAAAGGCGTCTTCACCCGCCAGCGGCAGCCGAAAGCCTCGGCGTACACTCTGAGGACGCGCTACAGGCAGCTCGCCTCGAAGATTGACGCCTTCAGCTGGCCCCAGGAGCTGCACTCGGAACTGTAG